The nucleotide window TACCAAAGCGCTTGTTGAACGCCGCTTCGAGATCGCTCTGTCCCTTTCTGCCGCCGAAGGTGCCGGCGCCGGCGATAAAGACGAGCTCTTCCTCTTTTCTTGCCGCAGCGACCAAAGACTCCACGGTGTCGGCCGCAAAAGCTTTTGCGGAGTGGACCAGCTGCGCCCCCAGCAATGCTGCTCCAGCCAAGAATAAATTCAGTTTCGTCATGATCGCGATTCGCCTTTCTGCGTTTAATGGGTTGCCGCGTAGCAACCGTCCATGAACATTTTATTCAAGTCCGCCGGTGTCACAGCGCAATACTCAGCCGGGTAGCCGGGCCGCTCGTTGATGCCTTCTTGCAGCATGCGGACGAGCACATGTTGGGTCACCGCGCCATGGGCCATGCGATCTAGATGATCCTGCGTATCCGCTTCATGGTGCTTGGAGAAATAGCTCGCCTGGGCGGTGGTGAGGCCGTAGTATTTCGTCAGCGCTTTGAAGAAATCCAAACAGGACTCGCCGAAGGGGTGTTCCCACAAAACCGAGAACCAATATTCTTGAATCTGCCCGTCGTTGATCAGCGTGCGGTGAAAATCCGGCAGGGCGCGGCACTCGGGCAGCATGGGTGTGAGCAGCACTTCTTCTTTGGTTAAGCCCAATGCTTCGCCGGTGCTCATGAGAATCTGAATGTGCCCCGGAGGCGAGGGGTGACCAAATTCATCGAGAACTTTCTGGGTATAGACGTTCATCAAGTCGACGTTCTTCACGAAGAACCAAAGATGCTTGTAGAACGCCGAGGTGTACACCGAATTGATCACCGGCACGAAGGCGCCCCAATTTTTGTAAAAGAGTTGGATGGTCTCTTTTTTGAGCTTGCCTGCTTTGAGCTCATCCATGAAACGGGTCTTGTCGACCGTTTGCTTCCAGCGCTTGTCACATTTAGCCGCCAGCTCGGCAATGAATTCCTTGGCTTGCGACTCGTTGAGTTTCAACATTGCGCATCTGCTCCTAATAAATCTCTAGGGAAGGTATTTGAGGATTGGCGCTGCGTCAAGGTCCGCTACCGCCTGAGTTAGAGTGTATTCGGTGGCTCGCGGCGTGTCGTGATCGCATGGTATATGTTGATTCGAGGAAGCTCACAGATGCACAACAATTCAGGGATTGCTCGATTTCCTTTCGACAACACCTTCGCGCGCGAGCTGGAGGGGTTCTACGTCTCGTGGCAGGCGACGCAGGTGGCGCGGCCGGAGTTGGTGCGGTTCAATCACGATCTGGCGCAAGAATTGGGTTTGGATGGCGCGGCTCTCGCGTCCGAATTCGGGGCGAGGGTCTTTGCCGGCAACGAGACCCCGCAGGGCGCGGCGCCGTTGGCGCAAGCTTATGCCGGGCATCAGTTTGGCGGCTTTTCACCGAGGCTCGGCGATGGGCGGGCGCTGCTGCTTGGCGAAGTGATCGATCGGCATGGACGCCGTCGCGACATTCAGCTAAAAGGCTCCGGGCCGACGCCGTTCTCGCGCGCCGGCGACGGCAAGGCCGCGCTCGGGCCAGTGCTGCGCGAGTATCTGATCGGCGAGGCGATGCATGCGCTGGGCATTCCCACCACTCGGGCGCTGGCCGCGGTGACTACGGGCGAAGCGATCTATCGCGAGACCGCGCTGCCGGGCGCGGTTTTGACGCGCGTTGCCGCCAGCCATATTCGCGTCGGCACCTTTCAATTCTTCGCGGCGCGCGGCGAATGGGACAAGGTGCGCCGCCTGGCCGACTATGTGATCGGCCGCCACTATCCCGAATTGCTGGGCCACGCGCAGCCGTATCTTAAATTGCTCGAAAGCGTCTGCGACCGGCAAGCCGCGCTCGTCGCTCGTTGGATGAACGTCAGTTTCATTCACGGCGTGATGAATACCGATAACATGACAGTCTCCGGCGAGACCATCGACTATGGCCCTTGTGCGTTTATGGATCACTATGATCCGGCGACCTGTTTTAGTTCCATCGATGCGCGCGGCCGCTACGCCTATGGCAATCAGCCGACGATTGCGCAGTGGAACTTGGCGCGCTTTGCCGAGACTTTGCTGCCGCTGCTCGATGGCGATGAGAAGCGCGCCATCGAGATCGCCCGGGGAGTGATCAACCGTTTCCCATCTCTCTACGAACGGTACTGGCTAAACGGCATGCGCGCCAAGCTCGGTTTGCTGAGCGAAGACGAAGCCGATTTGCACCTCGCCGAAGGATTTCTCACGGCAATGGCGGGCAGCCACGTCGACTACACGTTGGCGTTTCGTTGCCTCGCCGATGCCGCTTTGGGCGACGAGCAGCGGATTCGCGCGCTGTTTGCCGATCCGGCTGCGTACGATCAATGGAGCAAAGGCTGGCGCGCCCGGCTCATGCGTGAAGAGCTATCTCCCGCGGAGCGAGCGCAGTCGATGCGCAGAGCGAGCCCGGCATTCATACCGCGCAATCACCGGGTCGAGGAAGCGTTGAGCGCCGCCGTCGAGCGCGGCGACTATGGTCCGTTCGATTCAATGCTCAAGATTCTGGCGCGCCCGTTCGACGATCAGCCGGAATTTTCGGCCTACGCGGAACCTCTCCACGATGGAAATCCGGGCTACCGAACTTTTTGCGGCACCTGACATGCTAGCCTCGATTTGACTTGCGCGCGCCACCTGCGCTACAGGGCGGCGATGAAAAACCTACTCGGTGCGCTCTTTTTCGTTGCGTTGACTTGCGGTGCGGCTAACGCCCAGACTCCCTAGTATCAAGGCCAAACGATTCGCTTCGTCATCGGCTATCCGGCCGGGAGCGCGCATGACTTGTGGGCGCGCTTGGTGGCGCCCTGCATGACTTAGCAAATCGCCGGCAACCCGCACATCATCGTGCGAAACATGCCGGGCGCCGGTTCGGCGGTGGCGGCGAACTATGCTTACAGCATCGCCAAGCCCGACGGCTTGACGACCGCGGTCACCAATGCTGGACTCTACTTCGATCAAATTCTCGGCCGCAAATAGGCGCAGTGCGATTGGGCCAAGTTCGGCTGGATCGGCAGCACGACGCGCACCTACCCGCTGCTTTACATGGCGGCGAAAAGTCCTTACGGGAGCACTCACGAGTTGCGCAGCGCCGCGGCGCCGCCCAAGTGCGGCAGCACCGGCACCGGCAACAGCGGCTACTACATTGCCAAGCTGCTCGAAGAATCCATCGGGGCCAAGTTTCAAATCGTCTCTGGCTCAACGGAGCAAGTGCGGCGGGCACCATGATCCATAACAACGAAGTGAAAGAAGGCGGCGCTCGATAGCGGGCCAACGCCAGGCCGGTGCAGAGCAGCAAGGAAATAAACAAAGGCTCCGACCAAACCATGGTGTGAGTCGTCAGTATCGTTGGCGCGGTCAAGGTGAGCAGCGCGGCGATGAAGCCCGCCAGCCCGACGCCGGTGGCGCGATAAAGCGCTTAATTGATGCTAAGGCGGGCGAAGGCTTCGCTCCGCGCGGTGGGTGTGTCGGCGGGGCCGAGGAACTCGATGCGTACGAAGCCGGGTTCTTTGCCTTCTAGTTGGATCTTGGCCCAGGAGTTTTTCACACCGATTACCTGCACCAGCGTGCCTTCGGAAAATTTCTCAACTGTCGGGGCGGCGAATCTGGCTGCTTGTCTGATGGCGATTGGGCGGCGGGCGCGCAGGTAAAGTGGGTTGGCCGCTGAGGCGTAGTGCTCTTTGGCCGGTCGCGAGGCGACGGCCGGTGCTTCATCGACGCCATCGCCTTCGGCTTTGGCGCGGTGGCTCCCTTTCGGCTTCTTCTTCTTGGCTTTAGCAATCGCCGTCCCGGACGGCTTTGTGCCCGCTTCAGACCGATTGGTGGCGGCAATTTTTGGCGCATTGTCACCGCCGGCAACTGGTTGGGGAGGCGCGCTGTTTTCTACCGCAGTTGACGCCGTGCCGAGCGGCGGGCTTTCGACGGCCGCTATCGTTGCCGCGCGCTGTTCGAGGTTGGCGGGCGTTTGCGTCGATGCGGTCAAGCGCCGGCCTTTCCCCAGGAGGAGGTCGGTGCCAAGCACCGTGACAATCGAGGCCATGCTCAAGACCGAAGCGGTGAGCGCAAAGCGAAATCCCCAATCGTGGGCTGTGCCGCGGGTTAGACCGAAGCGCCGACGTTTGCGCGCCGATGTTGGGTTGGGCGCCGTGTTCGATGCGCGCTCGTTCTCCCACTGCTTGAAATCGGCGTGGGCGTCCGGTCGTTCGCGTTGATTTTGGCAGAACTCGCGCAATGCAACGATGCGCGTTACCAGCGATCGGTAAAGGTAAGCGTCGCTATCCTGAGGCGTCGTAGCGATGATCTGATTGAGCAGCTCGATGCTCTCTTCATAGCGGCGCTGCTTAATCAGCGATTCGAGCCGGTCGTACCGGGCCGCGTCGCGAAGTATCCCATCCATGTTGTCCTCCACCTGTGCGGTCCCTTCCTTGGGCTGTCGCGGCAGGCGCCACTCGAAGAATCGAAGCTAATTGCATACCAAATAAGGAGGGCAAAAGTCAAGAAAAATATAACTACATTATATAAATGGCAATTTCTGGCCTTTCATACCAAGTGCGTGCGCCGCTGTGGCGCGCCATTTCGATCGCTTGCCGAAGCTTGGCGCTCTGAGCTACAGTGTGTGAAAATCGCTGGAGGTAAACCCTGTGGATTGCATCAACCTGAAAGATGAGATGGGTAAGGCGCAGCGCAAAGTCGATTTGTTCGGCACGGACAATTTTCGTTCCTGGCTGCTTTACTTCGTGCCTGGCGACGGCACCGACATGCATTATCATGCCAACCCGGAGACATTTTTAGTTTTTTCCGGCAACGGCATCGTCAAGGGCATCAAGGGCGAAGAGCGGCCGATCAAGAAAGACGATGTGCTCTGTTTAGCGGCCAAAGATTATTACCAGATCGTCAATACCGGCAGCGAGCCGCTGGTGCTGTTTGGCAATCGCTCGGAAGCGTTCGGTGGACCCCATATCAAGGCGGACGGCAGCGACCGCAATGCGCGGGTGTGAGACATCGTTTTCCGGAAGAAAAATTGACATCCCCTAGCCAAGTGATTAAGTTCCAGCGCAAACGCGCGTAAGGTGAGGATTTGCCATGCCTGTTTACGAGTACCATTGCCAAAAATGCGGTGAGTTCGAGGTCACCCAACGAATCACGGAAAAGCCTTTGGGCAAATGTCCGACGTGCAAAGGCAAAGTGAAAAAGCTGATCTCCAATACCTCGTTCCAATTGAAAGGCACCGGCTGGTACATCACCGATTACGCCCGCAAAGGCCAGAACGGCGATTCGAAAGCAACGAGCAGCACCACGTCGGAAACCAAATCCGAGACCAAGAGCGAATCGAAGAAGAGCGAAAGCTCGTCCAGCTCAAGTAAGAGTGAGAAATCTTCATCGTCGAGCTCAACTTCGAGCCCGGCATCGACGACGTGAGACAGCGTTAGGCCAGTGACTGCAGCAAACGGCGGGTTTCCCGCCGTTTGCATTTCTAGGCTTGGCGGCTATTGCGGGCGAAGCCTTTTTGAGCTTTTTAGCCGAATCAAACGTTTAAGTCTGGACGCCCAATCCATTTTTCGCTATAGCTGGGGCAGCCAATAACTACAAATTTAGGAGGTTCAAAATGGCTCAGACGATTGAGAATATTGTCGATCCGAACGATTCCGGTTTGGCATCGGAAATGGTGAAATTCACCAGCCCGGGTGGCAGCATTAATGCCTACATCGCGCGGCCGAAGGATGGCAAGAACTTGGGAACGGTGATCGTGATTCACGAGAACCGCGGCTTGGTGGGGCATATCAAAGACGTGGCGCGCCGTTTCGCAAAGGACGGCTTTGCGGCAATCGCAGTGGATTGCATGAGCCGCATCGGCGGCAGCGACACCTGGAACGGCAGCGATGAAGCGACCAAGGAGATCGGCAAGATCAACGGCGGCATGGTCGTTGAAGACCTGACCGCGGCGGTCGCGCACATGAAAAAGCAGGGCTATATCAACGGCAAGTTCGGCGTGGTCGGCTATTGCTGGGGCGGCGGGCAATCGCTCAATTTCGCCACCAAGTGCAAGGATCTAAACGCGGCTGTGGTGTATTATGGCCGCAACCCCGATCCGCTCGATTCCGTCGCCAACATTCCGTGCAACGTCATGGGCAACTACGCAGCAGACGATGCCAACATCATGCCGGGCGTGGAGCCTTTGAAAGCCGCCATGGCGAAGGCCGGCAAGAGCTTTGACGTCAAGGTCTACGACGGCGCCAAGCATGCGTTCAACAACAATACCAACGCCGACCGCTATCATCCCGATGCGGCCAAGGACGCCTGGGCGAGAACGTCGAGCTTCTTCAAAGCCAACTTGGCGTAGTAGGATTTAGTTTAGGCAGGTAGTGATGGGCGGCACGTGGAGCAATCCCGTGCCGCCTATTTTTTTTCGGGGCGCTCGCCGATGGCCTGCTTGGCTAGCTCGGGGGTGATGTAGTACGGGCCGGTTTGAGTGTCGCGCCAAACTTGTTGGGCGACTTCGGGGTCGCCGCCGGTGACGACATAGGAGAGCGCACCGGCAAGCGCGCCAATGAAAACCGAAACCAATTTGGCCGGGACATAGACCAGGTTGCCGACGCCCATGCCGAGGGCAACGCCGCTCTTCTCAATGAGATCCTCCGCGGTCGATTTGGCGGGCATGGCCGCGACCAGCAACGCCGCAATGACCATCCCAGGGATAAGTTTTTTCATTTGCAGTGGCATGAGCTAACCTCGCATGAACAGTTTCGACCGAATCGCGTCGACGCCGTGGGTCGGGTTCCAAAAACGGCGCACGCCGAAATAGTAGCAGCACGCCTCGTTATCCAAATCGTTGTTGAAGCAGCGCAGTTGGCCGTCTTGAAAACGCACGCGCGCCAAACAGGTGCCGCCAGGAACGGAGGAGGTCATCACTTCCATGACCACACCCAGCCCCCATTCTTCGTAGCGGAGATGGTTGACTTCATCGCCGACGCGCAGATAAAGCCGTTTGCCTTCGCTGACAGCGAGGGAGCGTTCGCGGCGATGCTGAAAATGTTTGATGGTGAGGGCGACGTTGGAATTGGTGGCCGGCACAAGCGCCACGCCGCCGCGCTCCGGCGGCTTATCTTCGACCGTCGACTCGTGCCGGCTGGACGGCGGCACGCTCTTTTTTCGCGGTGACTTTGTCTTGGCCACAACCGTTTCTATTTTTGAAAATTCTCAATGAACCTTTCTGGTCGATCGATCAGCCTCGATACAGGCATAATCCCAGATATCGAGTTGACTAGTCAAGCTCTCGCGAGTGGCCACGCAGTGACGACCCGTGCCATGCGCCGCGCGTTAATCTTACAACTGCAAAAATGGCACAACCACCTCCGCCAGACCGACTGGATTGTCCTGATGCACCATGTGACCGGCGTTGGCGATAACCGTTTGTCGGCGGTTGGCGATGGCAGCGTAGCGCTGCCGTTTGTCAGTGCGCTTGCTCTGGTGGCTCTCCTTGCCGTCGACGATCAGCACGGCGCACTCGATGCGGCGCAGAAACTCGATGGCTTGAGCGGTGTAAAACGGCTGCGGCGCGGCGGTGCGATGGAGCGGGTCGAACTTCCACACCCATTTGCCTTTTTCATTCTGGCGCATGCCGGCATCGGCCAAGGCCAGGGCAAATTTTTCGTTCAAGCGCGGGTTGGTTTGCTGCAGTTGGCTGGCGCCGGCGGCGACACTGGTGTATTCGCGAAAATGATCGCGGCCGCGGTGGTGCACTTCGCCTATCCACTGTTCCATGCGGACCGGTGCGTCGGAGAAATGCATGCCCACCGGACCGACGCCTTCGATCAGAACCAGCCGCAAGATTTGTTTAGGAAACGCGCCGCCGTAGAGCAACGAAATGGTGCCGCCCATGGAGTGGCCGACGAGGTTGAACTGGCTCAGCCCAAGCGCGCGCACAACACAGGAGAGGTCGAAGACGTAATCCGGAAAATGGTAGTAGCCGCCGGCGCCGATCCAGTCACTGTCACCGTGGCCGCGGCCGTCCGGCGCGATGATCCAAAGCGGTTGGTTCGCGCGGCGCATCAGCACGTCGACGAAGGGGCTCCAGCTAAACGCCTGGTCGAGAAAACCGTGAATCAACAAAAGCGGCGTTCCCGTCGGCTCGCCCCATTCGAGACAATGAATGGCCAAGCCGCGTGCGTCGACAATTCTGTGGCGAGGTTCGGGCATGCTCAGGCCTTGTGCACCGGGATTTCGACGAAATCTTGCGCCGCCGCGGACCACGCGAAGGCGCGAATGATTTTCACGGTCCGCGCGTAGATCGAAACAACCAGCTGCGTGGTATCGGGAAACGTCGGCTCGCCAAACGGCATGGCAAAGGCTTTGTCTTCGGCAGAAAAGTAGGCATCGTGATCCGGGTGTGAATGGTAAAACGCCTTAAGCGCGGCGCCGGCTTTTGCCGCAGCCGCGATGGCGTTTTCCAGCTCCATCGGGTCCATGGCATAGGCGATTGTGGCAGTGCGCGGATAGGTTTGCGGGTCGAGCGCATGCAGTTGATTCTGCATGTTGCGCAGGCGTTGGACGCGATCGACCTTGCCGTCGGAAAAAATAACGCCGCAGCACTCGTCGGGAAACTCATCTTCGGCGTGGCGTGAAATCTCCTGCCAGCAGGCGCTGCTGAGAGAGAACGGTGCGTTCATCAAGTCGGTTATTTAACATGACCCACGGTCGATTTTCCATCGACGTAGGCGAGCATGTCCGGAGTCGCTGCGCAGGGGATGCGCGCCGCTTGGAAGGCTCTAATCCAACTGTGGATCTGTTCCATCATGACACAATCAGAAACCTCCAGCGGGCCAATCAACGTCGGCCCATGCGACCCATCGATGCTCACATGCGCGGGCGCCGTCAGGGTGGCGCTGAAGCCGAGCCGCGCGCCAAGCGTTTGCTCGGCGCCGAAACCGGCGGCAATGGTGTCGAGGGTGCGCAAGTCGTCGGACAATGCCAGTGCCAAACCCTCGGCTGGTGCGTAGGAGCGCAGTTGCGCGACTTGATGGGTTTCGACTAGGAGCATCAGCGAATAAGCGCCGGTCAATTCATCGATGGTGTTTGCGTGCTGAAAGCCTTCGGCATCGTAGGCGCCCCAAAGACCACGTAACCGCAGACCTTGCGCTGGCTGCCATGCGGCGCCGAGCAGCGCGACGTCATAGCCCGCGTGGCGCAGCAAACAAGCGAAGACGCACGCGTCGGCGTTATGTCCGGCAATGAGCACTCGCGAAGGCGCGGACATGATGGAATATTTTCCGTGTAGTTAGAAAGTTGGCAGTTTGGCTTTTCGATATTTCTGATAGGCCGTCATGACCAGGTTCGCGTAGCCATCGGGCAGCTGCTCGTTGTTGTCGAGGCGGGTCTGAATTTCCGTCGGTCCCCTGTTGTAGGCAATCAGCGCCAGGTTTAGGTTGCGAAAGTGGCGCTTCAAATCATGCAGATAAAAGACGCCAAGCTTGATGTTGAGAATCGGGTCGTCGAGCAGTTCGGTGCGAAACGTTTCGGCGCTCAGACCCTGTCGCCGGCCGATATCGAGGGTGGAAAGAAACTTTCCCGTGTCGGGCATGATCTGCATAATGCCGCGGGCCCCCACCGGAGAAATCGCCTTGTATTGAAAACGGCTTTCGACTTCGATGACAGCTAAGACCAACATTGGGTCGAAAGCGTGCTTCGCACTCTCCTGCAAGATCACCTCGGAAACTTGCCACGCCTCGGTATCGCTAATATCAGGACGGTTGGATCGCACAATCGAATAGATTTTAACCAGATCTTTGGGCTTCGGTTTTTCGATAAATTGCACCACTTTTTTCAGTGGCGAGAATCTCTTGGTTTCTGCTTGGGGCTCAAGCGTTTGTTCGGCGCGGACGAGATATTGCGCCGAGAGCCAGGCCGGTAAAAAAAGCAGCGCGACTAGACTCAGTTTTGCAAAAAAGCTGCTGAGCCATCGCAAAGTACGAGCGAGCGCGTTGGTGTGACGTTTCTCCATTACTTTAGCCTTTGAATTGGGGTTAGCTGAAAGAGAGGATTTCTTGCGAGCTACAAAATCGCTATCAGGCGAGTTGCGCGATGTCAACGCGCGCAACGGAAATAATTGTACCCGTTGACCGCGAAAAATTACAAGCGCAGCGGCGGAAAAAGAGATTTTTTCAGTCAAAACATCGTCAGGTGCGCTGAAAAAACAAAGGCGGCAGGATCGAGGATCCTGCCGCCTTTGTGTAGAAGAACTTCTGGGAGCTTATCGGCCGGTGCGCGCCAAGGAATGCACCCAGCCCTGCATGCGCGACTTGGCGTTTTGGATGTCCTTGTCGGCAAACCATTTTTTTAGATCGATGCGATCGACCGGATAGACCGGGCGCATGAAGTCGCTCTCATAGCCGAAGGGCACGGTGGCGTCGATGCCCATGCCGCCTTCGAAGCTGGTGTTTGAGGCGGTCCATTCTTTTTC belongs to Deltaproteobacteria bacterium and includes:
- a CDS encoding cupin domain-containing protein → MDCINLKDEMGKAQRKVDLFGTDNFRSWLLYFVPGDGTDMHYHANPETFLVFSGNGIVKGIKGEERPIKKDDVLCLAAKDYYQIVNTGSEPLVLFGNRSEAFGGPHIKADGSDRNARV
- a CDS encoding dienelactone hydrolase family protein, with the protein product MAQTIENIVDPNDSGLASEMVKFTSPGGSINAYIARPKDGKNLGTVIVIHENRGLVGHIKDVARRFAKDGFAAIAVDCMSRIGGSDTWNGSDEATKEIGKINGGMVVEDLTAAVAHMKKQGYINGKFGVVGYCWGGGQSLNFATKCKDLNAAVVYYGRNPDPLDSVANIPCNVMGNYAADDANIMPGVEPLKAAMAKAGKSFDVKVYDGAKHAFNNNTNADRYHPDAAKDAWARTSSFFKANLA
- a CDS encoding YdiU family protein, which codes for MHNNSGIARFPFDNTFARELEGFYVSWQATQVARPELVRFNHDLAQELGLDGAALASEFGARVFAGNETPQGAAPLAQAYAGHQFGGFSPRLGDGRALLLGEVIDRHGRRRDIQLKGSGPTPFSRAGDGKAALGPVLREYLIGEAMHALGIPTTRALAAVTTGEAIYRETALPGAVLTRVAASHIRVGTFQFFAARGEWDKVRRLADYVIGRHYPELLGHAQPYLKLLESVCDRQAALVARWMNVSFIHGVMNTDNMTVSGETIDYGPCAFMDHYDPATCFSSIDARGRYAYGNQPTIAQWNLARFAETLLPLLDGDEKRAIEIARGVINRFPSLYERYWLNGMRAKLGLLSEDEADLHLAEGFLTAMAGSHVDYTLAFRCLADAALGDEQRIRALFADPAAYDQWSKGWRARLMREELSPAERAQSMRRASPAFIPRNHRVEEALSAAVERGDYGPFDSMLKILARPFDDQPEFSAYAEPLHDGNPGYRTFCGT
- a CDS encoding lytic transglycosylase domain-containing protein, with translation MEKRHTNALARTLRWLSSFFAKLSLVALLFLPAWLSAQYLVRAEQTLEPQAETKRFSPLKKVVQFIEKPKPKDLVKIYSIVRSNRPDISDTEAWQVSEVILQESAKHAFDPMLVLAVIEVESRFQYKAISPVGARGIMQIMPDTGKFLSTLDIGRRQGLSAETFRTELLDDPILNIKLGVFYLHDLKRHFRNLNLALIAYNRGPTEIQTRLDNNEQLPDGYANLVMTAYQKYRKAKLPTF
- a CDS encoding alpha/beta hydrolase, with the translated sequence MPEPRHRIVDARGLAIHCLEWGEPTGTPLLLIHGFLDQAFSWSPFVDVLMRRANQPLWIIAPDGRGHGDSDWIGAGGYYHFPDYVFDLSCVVRALGLSQFNLVGHSMGGTISLLYGGAFPKQILRLVLIEGVGPVGMHFSDAPVRMEQWIGEVHHRGRDHFREYTSVAAGASQLQQTNPRLNEKFALALADAGMRQNEKGKWVWKFDPLHRTAAPQPFYTAQAIEFLRRIECAVLIVDGKESHQSKRTDKRQRYAAIANRRQTVIANAGHMVHQDNPVGLAEVVVPFLQL